Genomic window (Magnolia sinica isolate HGM2019 chromosome 6, MsV1, whole genome shotgun sequence):
CCTTATAGACGCGTGTCACCCGCaaacctgctctctctctcttctacacAGAGATATGGTGTATCAACACATAAAAACTCTTTACTTCATACACTCTCAGATATCCCTTGCATTAGAAGAGAGCTCCAGTCTAAGGATCTGATTCTCCTGTTGAAGAACTCTAAGAGCTTGTATGGATACTGCTCAATGGCCCCAGGTAATTGTTAGAAACAAACCTCTTATTGATTTTTGGTCTATGAATTGGTCGCTTTTTGGGTGGTTTTTTTTAAGATCTTGGATGAATTTTATTGGGTTTTGTTCTTTGATTGATTTCTACATTTGGGTCTTTTAGATCTTCAAATTATTCATCTGTTAggttttcattaaattctttttAGTTCAAAGGGACTGATCTTTTTCTctcatatttatttttcttatatgataaagaaaagaaaaaggtttgTATTGCTCTTGTTGGTATCATCATCTGTTTTTGCTGTTACGATCTTGAAAGTATAAAGAATCTACCTTGTTTtgattgcctttttttttttttttccttttgcatTTCTTTTAGGTATTATAAGATGGTGTAGGTGATGTTATTTTCCGAAATCATCTTGTTTTGATCTTGAATTTATGTTTTATGTATGTGCATGTGTTTGtttgtgcctctctctctctctctctctctctctctctctctctctcctttgtttcATTGAATTGGGTTTCAGGAAATTGGGGTGGTTAAGCCCATGGAGGAGATGGTCTCAACCACATGCTCAAGGCCATTGATGGAGAGAAGGGCAAGGCCCCAAAAGGAGCAGGCCTTGAACTGCCCAAGGTGCAATTCCACCAACACAAAGTTCTGTTACTACAACAACTACAGTCTCACTCAGCCAAGGTACTTCTGCAAGACATGTAGAAGGTATTGGACTGAAGGAGGATCTCTCAGGAATGTTCCTGTTGGAGGTGGTTCAAGGAAGAACAAGCGATCATCATCGTCTTTATCTTCATCGTCATCGGCTTCTGCTGCTTCGAAGAAGACATCCGATCTCAACCCTCCGATCTCATCCTCACAATCCTCTTTCCAGAATCCGAAAATTCATGAAGGGCAGGACCTTAACCTGGCATTCCATACCACCCAAGAT
Coding sequences:
- the LOC131248548 gene encoding dof zinc finger protein DOF4.6, yielding MDTAQWPQEIGVVKPMEEMVSTTCSRPLMERRARPQKEQALNCPRCNSTNTKFCYYNNYSLTQPRYFCKTCRRYWTEGGSLRNVPVGGGSRKNKRSSSSLSSSSSASAASKKTSDLNPPISSSQSSFQNPKIHEGQDLNLAFHTTQDYHNMSEYVELPNSNNSRNPAAGASSSSSASLSALELLSGISSRGLSSFMQMPMQNPDAVYPSGFGGLHDFKPSLNFPLDGLVGGGSGSGYGNIQGVAEGSGRLLFPFEDLKPVPNTDFEQNRGQGDSSGYWNGMLGGGSW